The genomic window GGTTATCCATATGTTATCGGTATGAGGCCGTTTTCGATTTCTTTTTCCAAGATGCCATGACAAGCATTTATCCGGGTTGGGTACCAATACGTCTTACTGTCATACACGACTACAATGAGGTTTAGCCTTCCCAATTCGCAAGCGACATGACTGCATTGTTGCTCCAAACGAATATAAGTTGGGATAGTAATGCGTAATCATCTAATGAGGCGTTGATCTAAGAAGGATTCATGTTCTTTTATGTTGAACTCCTTATGGAAGAAAAGGGCAGTTTAGCGGAAGAACAACTTTTGGTATAATATAGAAACTGAGTGACAAACTTGGAGGGTTTATGTCTAGAAATCTATACTTTTATATTTCACTTACAGCAATTACAATTATAAGTTTGCTTTTTTTGACTGGATGCCCTGGGGCATCAGATTATGATATAGATTTACCTGATAACTATTCAATTGTTAGAACCTCTGCTAATGAAGTGACAATAGCACCTAAAACAAGTAAAGATAGTTGGGGATCTACTATAATACCTGCTAAAGTTACTGAAGTTGGTTGGGATGACCAATATATTATCGCAAAACAAATAAATATAGACTCCGAAAGTAGTAATGGTTCTGGAATACCAGATGAGCAGGAGTATCATTTTTGGATTATACAAATAAAGACTGGTGAAGTAACAGGCCCTTTAGATGATTTAAGTTTAACGAAGAAAAAGGAA from Pradoshia eiseniae includes these protein-coding regions:
- a CDS encoding DUF3997 domain-containing protein, with product MSRNLYFYISLTAITIISLLFLTGCPGASDYDIDLPDNYSIVRTSANEVTIAPKTSKDSWGSTIIPAKVTEVGWDDQYIIAKQINIDSESSNGSGIPDEQEYHFWIIQIKTGEVTGPLDDLSLTKKKEEYRISNDIVLKKIEDLKKNYTY